In Candidatus Sulfurimonas marisnigri, a single genomic region encodes these proteins:
- a CDS encoding BamA/TamA family outer membrane protein, with the protein MKQLTFLLLLFSSLLHGDFVPIYFQGNQQIKERELYEALNLYKPYMYEFWKKEPTVSPETATLLSETIKNFYRSKGYFHAEVTHTKSSKDVNITISEKSPVLVAAISTISKLKIHSAIPFKKGMLFDADKFDVSKKDIKLLYANRGYCNVEIDSKAWIDIETNNAYLMYDVTPNKLCYFGEVEINAPKSIDPQIISSMLHIKQNDPFSPQKVRRSYQSLYANEGISKVLIDTVVKNTNIAPVSVSVTEIEKPIRFQAGIGASSDEGAMISLGVKHRNIFGNLKTAAVETRLTEIKQTIKTNFFMPLKNRNSTGAEIGFEKEKFIGFKEDRYFGSIFLKQSETPHIFQEMLLFDHVTTYESEDESLFPQGQLFVTSAKLQWSYDTRDDILNPKKGYFLRPQLTGSIKSQISDASYYKYNISGGYIIPLLPSILALKANFGSLRLYEGNIPASYRFYAGGMNSNRAYNYRKLGPVNEHGNPIGLHSILEMTAEYRFAISGNFRGVVFNDTTFIGENETPEYKRGYYSLGVGVRYATPIGPIALDVGFDAENPTKQYAFHFHIGELF; encoded by the coding sequence ATGAAGCAATTAACTTTTCTTTTATTATTGTTTTCTTCGCTTTTGCATGGAGATTTTGTACCTATTTACTTTCAAGGCAACCAACAGATAAAAGAGCGGGAACTATATGAAGCATTAAATCTCTATAAACCCTACATGTATGAGTTTTGGAAAAAAGAACCAACTGTAAGCCCTGAAACAGCTACTTTACTTAGTGAAACTATTAAAAACTTTTACCGTTCAAAAGGGTACTTTCATGCGGAAGTTACGCACACTAAGAGTAGTAAAGATGTGAATATTACAATTTCTGAAAAATCTCCTGTACTTGTAGCCGCTATTTCAACAATATCAAAGCTGAAGATTCATTCCGCAATACCATTTAAAAAAGGGATGTTGTTTGATGCCGACAAATTTGATGTCAGCAAAAAAGACATAAAGCTTCTTTACGCAAACAGGGGTTACTGCAATGTAGAAATTGACTCCAAAGCGTGGATAGATATAGAAACAAACAATGCGTATCTTATGTATGATGTTACTCCAAATAAGTTATGTTATTTCGGAGAGGTAGAGATAAACGCTCCTAAAAGTATTGACCCTCAGATTATTAGTTCAATGCTTCACATTAAACAAAACGATCCATTTTCTCCCCAAAAGGTACGCAGAAGCTATCAGAGCCTCTATGCAAATGAAGGAATCAGTAAAGTATTGATAGATACTGTTGTTAAAAACACAAATATTGCACCAGTAAGCGTCTCTGTAACTGAAATTGAAAAGCCGATTAGATTTCAAGCAGGTATTGGGGCGAGCAGTGATGAAGGGGCTATGATCTCTCTTGGAGTGAAGCATAGAAATATATTTGGCAATCTAAAAACAGCTGCCGTAGAGACACGACTAACAGAGATAAAACAGACAATCAAAACAAATTTTTTTATGCCTCTAAAAAATAGAAACTCAACAGGTGCAGAGATTGGTTTTGAGAAAGAAAAGTTTATAGGTTTTAAGGAGGATAGATATTTTGGAAGTATCTTTCTTAAGCAGAGCGAGACCCCGCATATATTTCAAGAGATGCTTCTTTTTGACCATGTGACTACCTATGAGAGTGAGGATGAGAGTCTGTTCCCGCAAGGTCAGCTCTTTGTCACATCTGCAAAGCTTCAATGGAGCTATGACACTAGAGATGATATTCTTAATCCTAAAAAAGGCTATTTCCTCCGTCCTCAGCTAACCGGCTCGATAAAGTCGCAAATATCGGATGCGAGTTATTACAAATATAATATATCCGGAGGGTATATAATCCCGCTGCTACCTTCTATTTTGGCATTAAAAGCAAACTTTGGTTCACTACGACTTTATGAGGGTAATATTCCGGCATCTTACCGTTTTTATGCAGGGGGGATGAACAGCAACCGCGCGTACAATTATAGAAAACTAGGTCCGGTTAATGAACACGGTAATCCAATAGGGCTCCATTCGATATTGGAGATGACGGCAGAATACAGATTTGCAATAAGCGGCAATTTCAGAGGAGTGGTTTTTAATGACACCACTTTTATAGGGGAGAATGAAACTCCAGAGTACAAGAGGGGTTACTATTCTCTTGGTGTGGGTGTCCGCTATGCTACCCCTATCGGTCCAATAGCACTCGATGTCGGATTTGACGCAGAGAATCCAACAAAGCAGTACGCTTTTCATTTTCATATAGGTGAACTGTTTTGA
- the mtnA gene encoding S-methyl-5-thioribose-1-phosphate isomerase — protein MQGKYKALWLNDDDFYEYLEVIDQTKLPFEYDTKILTTTDEVVRAIKNMTVRGAGVIGSVAAFGIYIAAIEVEGDYEKLKEKANLIRESRPTAVNLMWAVDKMMELLKDSEDPEDSDALAEAALEFAIQLNDEEALESQKIAQYGCDIIEEILKKKNKTKINILTHCNAGWLAVIDEGTALAPIYEAKRRGIDVHVWVDETRPRNQGASLTAWELAQSEIEHTIIADNTGGHLMQHGEVDMVIVGADRVSASGDVANKIGTYLKALAAYDNNIPFYVAIPASTFDFSIKDGVKEIPIELRSPDEVRYMKGVDDEGIVREVLITPKDSPAINYGFDVTPARLITGLITNKGVCEADFDKIQEKFKRENI, from the coding sequence ATGCAAGGTAAATATAAAGCTTTATGGTTAAATGATGATGACTTTTATGAGTATTTAGAGGTAATAGATCAGACAAAACTTCCATTTGAGTATGATACAAAAATTCTTACAACTACAGATGAGGTAGTGAGGGCTATAAAAAATATGACTGTTCGCGGTGCCGGAGTTATAGGTAGCGTTGCTGCGTTTGGAATATACATAGCAGCTATCGAAGTAGAGGGAGACTATGAAAAGCTCAAAGAAAAAGCTAATCTTATAAGAGAGTCACGCCCGACTGCTGTAAACCTTATGTGGGCGGTTGATAAGATGATGGAGCTTTTAAAGGATTCAGAAGATCCGGAAGATTCAGATGCTTTAGCAGAAGCTGCATTGGAGTTTGCTATACAACTAAATGATGAAGAGGCGTTAGAGAGTCAAAAAATAGCTCAGTATGGGTGTGACATTATAGAAGAGATTTTAAAAAAGAAAAACAAGACAAAAATAAATATACTAACACACTGTAACGCTGGATGGTTAGCTGTTATAGATGAGGGAACAGCTCTTGCACCAATCTATGAGGCAAAAAGAAGAGGAATAGATGTACATGTATGGGTTGATGAGACAAGGCCAAGAAACCAAGGGGCAAGCCTAACAGCATGGGAACTTGCACAAAGTGAAATTGAGCATACTATCATTGCAGACAACACAGGTGGACACCTTATGCAGCACGGAGAAGTTGATATGGTTATAGTCGGGGCAGATAGAGTTAGTGCAAGTGGCGACGTTGCAAACAAGATAGGAACATACTTAAAGGCGCTCGCAGCATATGATAACAATATCCCTTTTTATGTAGCTATACCAGCTTCCACATTTGACTTTAGTATAAAAGATGGTGTTAAAGAGATTCCTATTGAGCTGAGAAGTCCAGACGAAGTGAGATATATGAAGGGTGTTGATGATGAGGGAATTGTAAGAGAAGTTCTTATAACTCCAAAGGATTCACCGGCAATTAACTACGGTTTTGATGTGACTCCTGCCCGACTTATAACGGGTCTTATAACAAACAAAGGTGTTTGCGAGGCAGACTTTGATAAAATTCAAGAAAAATTTAAAAGAGAAAATATATGA
- a CDS encoding bifunctional aldolase/short-chain dehydrogenase: MKSLWNDLEAQEFKTDLDLRVYTSRLLGRDPSLVLHGGGNTSVKSTAINLFGESEDILYVKGSGWDLATIEAEGFAPVKMDMLLKMAELKELNDPDMVKYQRLAMTNPSAPNPSVEAILHAIIPFKFVDHTHTDAVVTITNTEGGEDKIKELYGDKVLIIPYIMPGFVLAKLIYDMTRDVNWSELEGLVLMNHGLFTFNDDAKKSYEKTIELVDKAEKYLESKGANLHVEKEESHVELLELAKIRREVSNIKGKATISILNDSDEAIYFSKQDIEKISTQGPLTPDHVIRTKRIPAILGVDFEVDLEKYVQDYKQYFGDNKTNETLLNPAPNFAILKNNGTLSFGANAKEANIIKDINDHTFEAILKAEKLGGYKALSAANIFEVEYWSLEQAKLKKGGSAPEFNGQVALVTGAASGIGLAIAKMLNARGAAVIALDINPDIETIFAKSDAIGVKCDLTCSDDIQNAVSIAIKSFGGIDIVVSNAGIFTPSENLDMLSDENWQRSMDINLTSHQKLIKETAPFLKLGVDASIVMVASKNFPAPGKGAAAYSVAKAGQTQLARIAALELGEYGVRVNTLHPHAVFDTAIWTDEVLENRAKAYGMSVEEYKTNNVLKTEIKSDNVAELVCAMAGKPFSKTTGSQVAIDGGSDRII, encoded by the coding sequence ATGAAAAGTTTATGGAATGATTTAGAGGCACAAGAGTTTAAAACAGATTTAGATTTAAGAGTATATACATCAAGACTGCTAGGACGTGACCCATCTTTAGTTCTTCACGGTGGCGGAAATACTTCTGTAAAATCAACTGCAATAAACCTTTTTGGTGAGAGCGAAGATATACTATACGTTAAGGGGAGTGGCTGGGATTTAGCGACTATTGAAGCGGAGGGCTTTGCCCCAGTTAAAATGGATATGCTTTTAAAAATGGCAGAGTTAAAAGAGCTTAATGACCCAGATATGGTTAAGTACCAAAGACTCGCCATGACAAATCCATCCGCACCAAACCCTTCAGTCGAAGCAATATTGCACGCAATTATTCCCTTTAAATTTGTAGACCATACTCACACTGACGCTGTTGTGACTATTACAAATACTGAGGGTGGTGAAGATAAAATAAAAGAACTTTATGGAGATAAGGTTCTTATTATTCCTTATATTATGCCAGGATTTGTTCTTGCAAAACTTATTTACGATATGACCAGAGATGTAAACTGGAGTGAGCTAGAGGGTTTAGTTCTTATGAATCATGGTCTTTTCACATTCAATGACGATGCTAAGAAATCTTATGAAAAAACAATTGAGTTAGTTGATAAGGCTGAGAAGTATTTAGAGTCTAAGGGCGCAAATCTACATGTAGAAAAAGAAGAGTCACATGTAGAACTTTTAGAGCTTGCAAAAATTAGACGTGAAGTTTCCAATATTAAAGGTAAAGCGACTATTTCTATTTTAAATGATAGTGATGAAGCAATCTATTTTTCTAAACAAGATATAGAAAAAATTTCAACACAAGGTCCTTTAACGCCAGACCATGTTATAAGAACAAAACGAATTCCTGCTATATTGGGAGTTGATTTTGAAGTAGATTTAGAAAAGTATGTACAAGATTATAAACAATACTTTGGGGATAATAAAACGAACGAAACACTTTTGAACCCTGCGCCTAATTTTGCTATCCTTAAAAATAATGGGACACTCTCTTTTGGAGCAAATGCAAAAGAAGCAAACATTATCAAAGATATAAATGACCATACCTTCGAAGCGATTTTAAAAGCCGAAAAGCTTGGTGGTTATAAGGCGTTAAGTGCTGCTAATATCTTTGAGGTTGAGTATTGGTCCCTAGAGCAAGCAAAACTTAAAAAGGGTGGTTCTGCACCGGAGTTTAATGGACAAGTTGCTCTTGTAACTGGAGCTGCAAGTGGAATAGGGTTGGCAATTGCAAAGATGTTAAATGCAAGAGGTGCTGCAGTTATAGCACTTGATATAAACCCTGACATTGAGACAATATTTGCTAAAAGTGATGCGATTGGTGTGAAGTGTGATTTGACATGTAGCGATGATATTCAAAACGCTGTTAGCATAGCTATTAAGAGTTTTGGCGGAATTGACATAGTTGTAAGTAATGCAGGTATCTTTACACCTAGTGAAAACCTTGACATGTTAAGTGATGAAAATTGGCAAAGAAGTATGGATATTAACCTTACTTCACATCAAAAACTTATCAAAGAAACAGCACCATTTTTAAAACTAGGGGTCGATGCATCTATAGTTATGGTCGCTTCTAAAAACTTTCCAGCTCCAGGAAAAGGTGCAGCAGCATACTCAGTGGCAAAAGCTGGACAGACTCAGCTTGCTAGAATAGCTGCGTTAGAGCTTGGTGAATATGGCGTAAGAGTAAATACTCTTCATCCTCATGCAGTGTTTGACACAGCAATTTGGACTGATGAGGTTTTGGAAAATCGTGCAAAAGCTTACGGAATGAGTGTTGAGGAGTATAAAACTAACAATGTCCTTAAAACAGAGATAAAGTCAGATAATGTTGCAGAGTTAGTATGCGCTATGGCAGGAAAGCCATTTTCAAAAACTACTGGTTCTCAAGTTGCAATAGACGGTGGAAGCGATAGAATAATTTAG
- the gap gene encoding type I glyceraldehyde-3-phosphate dehydrogenase: MALKVAINGTGRIGISVAKIIASRDDVELVAINTTAKHDMLEYLFKFDSVHKGIDAKVIDDKTIEIDGKKVALFSTRSLDELDFGSAGAELVIECTGAFLTTEKAQGYLKNGVKKVVMSAPAKDDTPTFVLNINTNDYKGEAIISNASCTTNCLAPICKVLDDTFGIENGLMTTIHSYTNDQNILDVKHSSDKRRARAAAINMIPTTTGAAKAIAKVMPHLKGKLNGYAMRVPTPNVSVVDLTVNLKKETTVEEVNAAFNAAAAGEFLGLIEIDNDKRVSSDFIGSTYSSSYIPDMTSLVDGKTLKVLAWYDNEWGYSSRLVDMCVLVGK, encoded by the coding sequence ATGGCACTTAAAGTAGCAATAAATGGAACAGGTCGTATAGGAATTAGTGTAGCTAAAATCATAGCATCTCGTGATGATGTTGAGCTAGTAGCAATAAACACAACTGCAAAGCATGATATGCTTGAGTATCTTTTTAAGTTTGATAGTGTTCATAAAGGCATTGATGCTAAAGTAATTGATGATAAAACAATAGAAATTGATGGTAAGAAAGTAGCACTGTTTTCTACTCGTAGCCTTGATGAGCTTGATTTTGGTTCTGCTGGCGCTGAGTTAGTTATTGAGTGTACTGGTGCATTTTTGACAACAGAAAAAGCACAGGGTTATCTGAAAAATGGTGTTAAAAAAGTTGTTATGTCTGCACCTGCCAAAGATGATACACCTACTTTTGTTTTAAATATTAATACAAATGATTATAAAGGTGAAGCAATCATATCTAATGCTAGTTGTACTACAAACTGTTTAGCTCCAATCTGTAAAGTTCTTGATGATACTTTTGGAATTGAGAATGGCTTGATGACTACAATTCACTCATACACAAATGATCAAAATATACTTGATGTAAAACATAGCTCTGATAAGCGTCGTGCACGTGCAGCGGCTATAAACATGATTCCAACTACGACAGGAGCTGCTAAAGCAATAGCTAAAGTTATGCCACACCTTAAAGGTAAACTAAACGGTTATGCTATGCGTGTTCCTACTCCAAATGTGTCTGTAGTTGATTTAACAGTTAATCTAAAAAAAGAGACAACCGTTGAAGAGGTAAATGCAGCTTTTAATGCAGCAGCAGCAGGAGAATTTTTAGGTTTAATAGAAATTGATAACGATAAACGTGTTTCTAGTGACTTTATCGGTTCTACTTACAGCTCTTCTTACATACCTGATATGACTAGCCTAGTTGATGGCAAGACACTAAAAGTACTTGCTTGGTATGATAATGAGTGGGGATACAGCAGCCGACTTGTTGATATGTGTGTGCTTGTCGGAAAGTAA
- a CDS encoding translocation/assembly module TamB domain-containing protein: MIVRTYLFSYYLTIFITVVVLGVATILVHPDSVKYLADKFLKENEIAYSRVEGSLLTGVTLHDINYADTFTAKRVEVGYNFFMLFNPTPVIRKIKADKVVLNLDKLPKNQEGSDEFFAFAIGKLQLRDASVIFEDERFVFNLKASRIDYGKTLDVRKLFIELFTPYADATIDGKIDSSRLYAKTLVTPKASVTKKYLGFLEGVAKTIAIDVDASLQKIFMRTHFNRLGFSADQNIRVGNADVNLTYFTKEEYVSLDSSYTLSYQEFEAEVKQNGIFSYFGAYFSELSAELTKYPQQLPFKRFSAEFAGDTESLAGKIKTEQFNLNINSKDYKEFMLHVDSKALALSSISQLPDMLKKHTLTVNADAVIAISPFSLIGTFNTQGLYCSAEGNIALDGSSQLFFAQLYPKLELEIFKSYPADMFSPLEFIYYNEDEKAVLNLDANMFGLTLFKSGTSLNGLGNFGSQSFDVKGGISDKNDANITLSANIPSLNTLLSEFGLVKPEDGIFFDAEAKIEASVDFSENMQIKSRLHIPWSIARVDTKTAYTVENIYFEATTTNRDITIEQYTLDFKNHNFNSQKKSKISFDNNATLKLKEFWIYDNLLVTGLFNPVQMKGDLQIKSDMFKYEGKEASVTLKADVDISLDGNGTQKIEGDITLLDGVITYEPPVEYTISDDIIIIQDIKPQAQSKRFINIHVNSLKPIAYKTKNIDLRFVPDMVLWQEPSRPLALLGMVTIEEGRVTASDKLFTFEKSEVYFNGASPINPHLSLNMHYQTLNYIDIEIYITNTLASPIVIFKSTPYLSQNDIMSYILFGEPAASAFDSSSGAKTSVSSLLLATGVKQIFNDTAGVNIDTLNVLTNEEGTLGYEIGARFSDKLRVIYKNDTISSIILQYSFSKSIRLDINLHETGQGINILYVKDF; the protein is encoded by the coding sequence TTGATTGTAAGAACCTATCTGTTTAGCTACTATTTGACAATCTTTATAACGGTTGTTGTTCTGGGCGTTGCAACCATACTTGTACATCCAGATTCTGTAAAGTATCTTGCAGATAAGTTTTTAAAAGAAAACGAAATTGCGTATAGCAGAGTCGAAGGTTCTCTTCTTACGGGGGTGACTCTTCATGACATCAATTATGCGGATACTTTTACTGCCAAAAGAGTTGAAGTGGGATACAACTTTTTTATGCTTTTTAATCCCACTCCAGTTATTAGAAAAATCAAAGCAGACAAAGTAGTGTTAAACCTTGACAAGCTGCCAAAAAATCAAGAGGGCAGTGATGAGTTTTTTGCTTTTGCCATAGGAAAACTTCAGCTGAGAGATGCGAGTGTTATTTTTGAGGATGAGCGGTTTGTTTTTAATCTAAAGGCATCAAGGATTGATTACGGTAAAACCTTGGATGTGAGAAAACTTTTTATAGAGTTATTTACCCCATATGCAGATGCGACCATAGATGGAAAAATAGATTCAAGCAGGCTTTATGCAAAAACTTTAGTTACACCTAAGGCATCAGTTACAAAAAAATATTTAGGATTTTTAGAGGGAGTTGCTAAAACAATTGCTATAGATGTTGATGCATCGCTGCAAAAAATATTTATGCGTACACATTTTAATCGATTAGGCTTCAGTGCAGACCAGAACATAAGAGTTGGCAATGCAGATGTGAATCTAACATATTTCACAAAAGAGGAGTACGTCTCTCTTGATAGCTCCTACACTCTCTCTTATCAAGAGTTTGAAGCAGAGGTAAAACAAAACGGAATCTTTAGCTATTTTGGAGCCTATTTCTCTGAGTTAAGTGCAGAGTTGACAAAATACCCACAGCAACTCCCTTTTAAAAGATTTAGTGCGGAGTTTGCCGGAGATACAGAGAGTCTTGCAGGTAAGATAAAGACAGAGCAGTTTAATCTTAATATAAACTCAAAAGATTATAAAGAGTTTATGCTACATGTAGACAGTAAAGCTCTTGCCTTATCGTCTATCTCGCAGCTTCCAGATATGCTCAAAAAACACACTCTCACTGTTAATGCAGATGCCGTTATAGCGATATCTCCATTTTCACTGATTGGAACGTTCAACACACAAGGGCTTTATTGCAGTGCAGAGGGAAACATAGCACTAGATGGCAGCAGTCAGCTTTTTTTTGCACAGCTCTATCCAAAATTGGAGTTGGAGATTTTCAAATCATACCCTGCTGATATGTTCTCACCTTTGGAGTTTATATATTACAACGAAGATGAAAAAGCTGTTTTAAATCTTGATGCAAATATGTTTGGCCTTACTCTTTTTAAAAGTGGCACGTCTCTTAACGGACTTGGAAATTTCGGTTCACAGAGTTTTGATGTCAAAGGGGGAATCTCTGATAAAAATGATGCAAATATAACACTTAGCGCAAACATACCATCACTCAACACACTGTTGAGTGAATTTGGCTTGGTAAAACCAGAAGATGGCATTTTCTTTGATGCAGAGGCAAAAATAGAGGCATCCGTGGATTTTTCAGAAAATATGCAGATAAAAAGCCGTCTTCACATCCCTTGGTCTATCGCAAGAGTTGATACTAAAACGGCATACACGGTAGAAAACATTTATTTTGAGGCAACCACGACAAATAGAGATATAACTATTGAGCAATATACTCTGGACTTTAAAAATCATAATTTTAACTCTCAAAAAAAGTCAAAAATAAGTTTTGACAACAATGCAACTTTAAAACTAAAAGAGTTTTGGATATATGATAACCTTCTTGTGACGGGTCTCTTCAACCCTGTTCAAATGAAAGGGGATTTGCAGATAAAAAGTGATATGTTTAAATATGAGGGTAAAGAAGCAAGCGTAACACTAAAAGCCGATGTGGATATCTCCTTGGATGGCAACGGTACACAAAAAATAGAGGGGGATATAACACTGCTTGATGGTGTTATAACGTATGAGCCACCAGTTGAATATACAATCTCAGACGACATAATAATTATACAGGATATCAAACCGCAAGCGCAGAGTAAGCGTTTTATAAATATACATGTAAACTCTCTAAAGCCTATTGCATATAAAACAAAAAATATTGATTTGCGCTTTGTTCCCGATATGGTTCTTTGGCAGGAGCCGTCACGACCTTTGGCTCTTTTAGGAATGGTAACAATTGAAGAGGGGAGAGTGACGGCAAGCGACAAACTCTTTACATTTGAGAAGAGTGAGGTTTATTTTAATGGAGCAAGTCCGATAAACCCGCATCTGAGCCTGAACATGCACTATCAGACATTGAACTACATCGATATAGAGATATATATTACAAACACTCTCGCTTCACCTATAGTGATATTTAAGTCAACACCATATTTAAGCCAAAACGACATAATGTCATACATACTCTTTGGAGAACCGGCAGCCTCAGCTTTTGATAGCTCATCTGGGGCAAAAACCTCTGTCAGCTCCCTGCTTTTGGCAACCGGAGTAAAGCAGATATTTAATGACACGGCAGGGGTGAATATAGACACATTAAATGTATTGACAAACGAAGAGGGTACTCTGGGGTATGAAATCGGGGCGCGTTTTAGCGATAAGTTAAGAGTTATATACAAGAACGATACAATTTCGAGCATAATATTGCAATACAGTTTTAGCAAATCTATTAGATTAGATATTAATCTCCACGAGACTGGGCAGGGAATAAATATACTGTATGTAAAAGACTTTTAA
- a CDS encoding alanine/glycine:cation symporter family protein gives MNEFFISINSFLEALLFFDILFGTVDGVSFPFLVAWLISGGIYLTFLTKFINVRAFTHSFNILRGKYKTIDDEGQISPFAALTTALSATVGLGNIAGVALAVSIGGPGATFWMIVAGFLGMSLKFTEVTLSLQYREFLKDGTIMGGAMEYLSKGLAKKGYVSLGKVLAVVFAFLMIGGAIGGGNIFQVSQAYSAISHEVPYFSENPLVFGFIIATLTGAVIIGGITRISAITERLVPIMVVIYLSASIWILGSFYDKIDDAFVLIFEGAFSTSALYGGMIGALIQGFQRAVFSSEAGLGSSPVAHAPVLTKYPVRQGFVALYEPFIDTVVICTMTALVIIITGVYEPDGVHASLIAAKEGAALTSAAYGTVISWFPTVLSVSIFLFAFSTMISWSYYGERAWVYLFGSKFSIIYKILFLSLSVIATVVNTGIMVDFSFMLMLTMALPNILGLFILSGDVKKQLEDYLVKLKSGELDREAII, from the coding sequence TTGAACGAATTTTTTATTAGTATTAACTCTTTTCTAGAGGCATTGTTGTTTTTTGACATACTTTTTGGAACAGTTGATGGCGTAAGCTTTCCTTTTCTCGTTGCTTGGCTTATTTCTGGTGGCATTTATCTTACATTTTTAACTAAGTTTATAAATGTAAGAGCATTTACTCACTCTTTTAACATATTAAGAGGTAAATATAAAACCATAGATGACGAAGGGCAAATATCTCCTTTTGCAGCTTTAACAACTGCTTTAAGTGCCACAGTTGGACTTGGTAACATTGCAGGAGTTGCACTGGCTGTATCTATTGGAGGTCCTGGAGCTACTTTTTGGATGATTGTTGCTGGCTTCTTAGGTATGAGTCTAAAGTTTACAGAGGTAACACTTTCACTTCAATACAGAGAATTTTTAAAAGATGGCACTATTATGGGTGGTGCTATGGAGTATCTCTCAAAGGGTCTTGCAAAAAAAGGGTATGTGAGCCTTGGCAAAGTCCTAGCTGTTGTATTTGCATTTTTAATGATTGGCGGAGCGATTGGTGGAGGAAACATTTTTCAAGTTTCACAAGCTTATAGTGCTATTTCACATGAAGTTCCATATTTCTCAGAAAACCCTTTAGTATTTGGATTTATTATTGCAACTCTAACTGGTGCGGTTATCATTGGTGGAATAACACGAATTTCTGCCATCACAGAGAGACTTGTACCTATTATGGTCGTTATATATCTTAGTGCATCTATTTGGATTTTAGGCTCATTTTATGACAAAATCGATGATGCCTTTGTACTTATATTTGAAGGTGCGTTCAGCACAAGTGCACTTTATGGTGGAATGATTGGAGCACTTATTCAAGGTTTCCAAAGGGCTGTTTTTTCAAGCGAAGCCGGGCTTGGCTCTTCACCGGTTGCGCATGCACCAGTTTTAACTAAATACCCAGTAAGACAAGGTTTTGTTGCACTTTACGAACCGTTTATTGACACTGTAGTTATATGTACCATGACTGCTTTAGTTATCATCATTACTGGTGTTTATGAGCCAGATGGTGTTCATGCATCTCTTATTGCAGCAAAAGAGGGAGCAGCTCTCACAAGTGCAGCTTACGGAACTGTTATTTCTTGGTTTCCAACTGTGTTATCTGTCAGTATATTTCTTTTTGCTTTTTCTACAATGATATCTTGGTCTTACTATGGAGAGCGTGCTTGGGTTTATCTTTTTGGCTCAAAGTTCTCAATCATCTATAAGATACTATTCTTATCCCTCTCCGTAATAGCAACGGTTGTAAACACAGGGATAATGGTAGACTTTAGTTTTATGCTTATGCTTACAATGGCACTTCCAAATATCCTAGGACTGTTTATTCTAAGCGGTGATGTTAAAAAACAACTAGAAGATTATCTAGTAAAACTCAAAAGCGGTGAACTAGATCGTGAGGCAATAATATGA